The following nucleotide sequence is from Pseudomonadota bacterium.
TGCTGTTATTCCACGGTTTTTCCCTATCCTCAACTGTCATCCAATATTCACTTCTAAGCAGGTCGAGCGTATCACCTGCAAAGACAACTATCAGTTCTTCATACTCCTTTCTCATACTTCCCTTTATATAATCAAAAAAATGCGAGAAGGCCCTGTGAGATAAATTATGGCAAGAAGTTCCATCAGATAAGTGCAGATCACTAATCACTATAAGCATATGAACGTTTTAACACGTCACTACGAAAGGTTGCAAGAGATTTAAAGGGCACGAAATTATAGACATTCTATAAAATTTTAAAGTTATAATATCTTGACAAATTTAATGAGAAAAGGATATAAAAGTGATAATAATCACATTACTTTTAATATAGGGGGTATTGATGATAAAAGAATCGTTAGTGGGGGAATTTCAAAAAATTGTTGGTAAGGAAAATGTCCTTACTACGCCGGAGGCGTTGAAGGCATATTCTTACGATGCTACTACAAGCTGGATACACGAGCCTGATGTTGTTGTTTTCCCTACAACTACAAAAGAGATCTCGGAAATTATGAAGATTGCGAATGCCGAAAAAATACCTGTGACTCCAAGGGGTGGAGGCACAAACGTAAGTGGTGGTTCTGTGCCGATTATGGGGGGAATCGTTCTCTGCACAACAAAGATGAACAAGATATTGAAGATTGATAAGGAAAATCTTTCCGCTACGGTAGAGCCTGGGGTTGTGCTTCAGGATTTGACCATGAGGCTTGCAAAGGATGGGCTTTTCTTCCCGCCTGACCCTCAGAGCTTCCTCGGTGCAACAATGGGAGGGATCATAGCGGAAAATGCTGGCGGCCCTGCATGTGTGAAGTACGGGGTCACGAAGCAGTATATCCTGGGGCTTGAGATTGTGCTCCCTACGGGTGAGATTATCAATCTTGGTGGCAGGACAATAAAAAATGTCGTTGGTTATGACCTGATCCATATCTTTATCAGTTCGGAAGGAACCCTTGGTGTAATAACGAAGGCTGAACTCAAGCTTAATCCAATACCTCCTGCGAGAAAAACAATCATGGTGGTATATGATGATATTGCAATGGCTGGGGAAGGCGTATTCAGGGTCCTGGAAAATGGGGTGATACCAGGGAAGATTGAGCTTCTGGACAACTGGGTAATCAATAGAATAGAGGAGATGATGCCAATGGGGCTTCCAAAGGAAGCGGATGCAGTTTTACTTTTCGAGACAGATGGTATCCCGGAGGCAG
It contains:
- a CDS encoding FAD-binding protein gives rise to the protein MIKESLVGEFQKIVGKENVLTTPEALKAYSYDATTSWIHEPDVVVFPTTTKEISEIMKIANAEKIPVTPRGGGTNVSGGSVPIMGGIVLCTTKMNKILKIDKENLSATVEPGVVLQDLTMRLAKDGLFFPPDPQSFLGATMGGIIAENAGGPACVKYGVTKQYILGLEIVLPTGEIINLGGRTIKNVVGYDLIHIFISSEGTLGVITKAELKLNPIPPARKTIMVVYDDIAMAGEGVFRVLENGVIPGKIELLDNWVINRIEEMMPMGLPKEADAVLLFETDGIPEAVEKETEKIVEITKKYGARDVRVAKDTDEANKYWLARRAGFAAVFGKAPTVMAEDIAVPRGKIPAFIKRCKELSKKYDVEMCILGHAGDGNLHPSILTDIKNKDQYDRAVKAMDEVFESAVEFGGVLSGEHGIGLEKAKFFKRIMDPVVIDIMKKIKALLDPNNIMNPGKIWD